From one Mustela nigripes isolate SB6536 chromosome 16, MUSNIG.SB6536, whole genome shotgun sequence genomic stretch:
- the MPP3 gene encoding MAGUK p55 subfamily member 3, which yields MPVLSEDSGLHETLALLTSQLRPDSNHKEEMGFLRDVFSEKSLSYLMKIHEKLRYYERQSPTPVLHSAVALAEDVMEELQAASVHSDERELLQLLSTPHLRAMLMVHDTVAQKNFDPVLPPLPDNIDEDFDEESVKIVRLVKNKEPLGATIRRDEHSGAVVVARIMRGGAADRSGLVHVGDELREVNGITVLHKRPDEISQILAQSQGSITLKIIPATQEEDRLKDSKVFMRALFHYDPREDRAIPCQEAGLPFQRRQVLEVVSQDDPTWWQAKRVGDTNLRAGLIPSKQFQERRLSYRRATGTLPSPQSLRKPPYDQPCDKETCDCEGYLKGHYVAGLRRSFRLGRRERPGSPQEGKGCAGAESPELLTYEEVTRYQHQPGEPPRLVVLIGSLGARLHELKQKVVAENPQHFGVAVPYTTRPRKSHEKEGLEYHFVSKQAFEADLHHSRFLEHGEYKENLYGTSLDAIHAVMAKNKVCLVDVEPDALQQLRTSEFKPYVIFVKPAIQEKRKTPPMSPACEDTAAPLDEEQQEMAASAAFIDQHYGHLVDSVLVKEDLQSAHSQLRALLEKLGKDTHWVPISWVR from the exons CTCTG GTTTGCATGAGACCCTGGCACTGTTGACTTCTCAGCTCAGACCTGACTCCAATCACAAGGAAGAGATGGGCTTCCTGAGGGATGTTTTCAGTGAAAAAAGCCTCAGTTACTTAATGAAG ATTCACGAGAAGCTTCGCTATTACGAGAGGCAAAGTCCAACCCCTGTTCTGCACAGCGCTGTGGCCCTTGCTGAGGAT GTGATGGAGGAGCTGCAGGCCGCCTCCGTGCACAGCGACGAGAGGGAGCTGCTCCAGCTGCTGTCCACCCCCCACCTCAGG GCCATGCTCATGGTACATGACACCGTTGCCCAAAAGAATTTCGACCCtgttcttccccctctgcctgatAATATTGATGAGGATTTTGATGAAGAATCAGTGAAGATTGTCCGCCTGGTGAAGAACAAGGAGCCCCTG GGCGCCACCATCCGGCGGGATGAGCACTCCGGGGCTGTCGTGGTGGCCAGAATCATGCGAGGGGGCGCGGCAGACCGCAGCG GTCTGGTCCACGTTGGAGATGAGCTCCGAGAAGTGAATGGGATCACAGTCCTGCATAAGCGCCCTGATGAGATCAGCCAGATTCTG gctcagtcccagggatCCATTACCCTGAAAATCATTCCAGCCACCCAGGAGGAAGACCGTTTAAAGGACAGCAAG GTGTTCATGCGGGCGCTCTTCCACTATGACCCCCGGGAGGACCGAGCCATCCCCTGCCAGGAGGCGGGCCTGCCCTTCCAGCGGAGGCAGGTCCTGGAGGTGGTCAGCCAGGACGATCCCACGTGGTGGCAGGCCAAGCGAGTAGGGGACACCAACCTTCGAGCTGGCCTCATCCCCTCCAAGCAGTTCCAGGAAAG GCGACTAAGCTACCGGAGAGCCACCGGCACCCTGCCAAGCCCGCAGAGCCTCAGGAAGCCTCCCT ATGATCAGCCTTGTGACAAAG AGACCTGTGACTGTGAAGGGTACCTCAAAGGACACTATGTGG CTGGTCTTCGGAGAAGCTTCCGGCTGGGCCGAAGGGAAAGACCGGGAAGCCCCCAGGAAGGAAAGGGGTGTGCAGGAGCGGAGTCTCCAGAGTTGCTGACCTACGAGGAGGTAACCAGGTACCAGCACCAGCCTGGTGAACCGCCCCGCTTGGTGGTTCTGATTG GATCTCTAGGAGCCCGACTGCACGAACTGAAGCAGAAGGTGGTGGCAGAGAACCCGCAGCACTTTGGCGTCGCTGTTCCAT ATACCACCAGGCCCCGAAAGAGCCACGAGAAGGAGGGGTTGGAATATCACTTCGTCTCTAAGCAAGCATTCGAGGCTGACTTACATCACAGCAG GTTTCTGGAGCATGGCGAATATAAGGAAAACCTCTACGGAACCAGTCTGGACGCCATTCACGCGGTGATGGCCAAAAACAAAGTGTGTTTGGTGGACGTGGAGCCGGAC GCACTGCAACAACTGAGGACCTcagagttcaagccctatgttatATTTGTCAAGCCTGCGAttcaggagaagaggaagacacCACCCATGTCCCCTGcttgtgaggacacagcagcCCCACTT GACGAGGAGCAGCAAGAGATGGCTGCCTCCGCCGCCTTCATAGATCAGCACTACGGGCATCTGGTGGACAGCGTGCTGGTGAAGGAGGACCTCCAGAGTGCCCACAGCCAGCTCAGAGCGCTCTTGGAGAAGCTGGGCAAGGACACTCACTGGGTGCCTATTAGTTGGGTCAGGTAA